In the genome of Lathyrus oleraceus cultivar Zhongwan6 chromosome 4, CAAS_Psat_ZW6_1.0, whole genome shotgun sequence, the window tctatggcggtcaaagactgttacagcgtgtgtgctagctttgatgctctcctctttcatgaccttcatgcaacactcactgaatacttgcccggacattaacactgcactccatctttcacctctggttgcgaacatagaagccaacctataataggttgatcttaccaaggcggttatcggcagatttcgaattcctttgaaaaccccgttcatgcattccacaatgtttgttgtcatgtggccccatcgacaacctctgtcaaatgcccttgtccactgctctactggtatgttatttatccatctccccgcgtctttattagacagtctaatttcatcacgataatattgaaatgacggtcgagttaaagcatacccagcattcaccaccttcttgcgaagattcttatcttttatagcacgcatgaaattttgtgcaatgtgtctgatacattagacatgtgtagaaggaggatcatgccatccgttgtcatggttgttataggcactctcaatggcagcatgtctatcagaaatcaaacagagattggcttgtggagccacatgcgttctgagatgtcgaaggaagaaaccacatccaccagccgtttcaccttcaacaagagcaaaggcaatgggaaagacattgttgttgccgtcttgtgcaaccgccatgagcaaagtacccttgtatttttcgtataaccaagtgccatcaatttgaataataggtttgcagaatgtgaaacctttgatgcacgggtcaaatgcccaaaagagacggtgaaatattctattacctgtagcacaggtttcgtctggcatcattgctggcactgtctccataattgccacagttcctgcgacatatgtttttagtgcccataaaaaccgtggcaattccttgaatgaatcctcccagttgccgaaaacctgttcaacaacctttgtcctcgcaatccaggctttcttgtaagatggagtataattatatgttgttctgatatgggatataattatactcaccttcactgatgggtctttattaaccaacggcagaatgtcttgacatatcaaagttgcgcttagtttacggtgatcttgttcaacgttagttgcaatgcaactgtgaggtgggtctattgaagcgatctcccaagagtcatttttcttcttgtaagacgcagccaaacgaaacttacaaagcatgttacaacattcgataacataccttctagaatcagtgtgtttcactgtaaagtcagcaaagttgttcatgtggaattttttgattgccagaacacattcttctttggtacgaaacatgtctcccacctttaattcgccttctgatctcggatacggattatagaaaacactgttggatgtttcatcatcgtgaagatccatatttatcatatgttgaggcggattgtagacatgactaagaggtattggtggtggttgatcatcatcttcatcgtcgttgttccgcatgtgatcaacctgtatctcggtctcctcttcttcttcatcaacggCATCCACTTCTGCctctgcttctgggttgacgtcatctgaccattgtcgatcatcttcaccagattcatcctgaccggttagttgagactgttgagatgatatacatggttgaagagtaatgcacaactcaatacagttgcagcctgaaggttcatgactaacaaacatgtattcaacatcttcatcgtctcgtacctttaggggaaaaaacttgcattgaccattctaaaaaaatattggattttgatatgtgatctttgacacgATACCggatcctataaaggattgtattctttttctcaaatgcaagaaggttgcatttctcttgatcgtgattctaatggtatcaatgtttcgaaaacaaaaatcatgtagctcagactcgtatgtttcaccgttgcagtaAACGTTGACACTatataatgatgaagatgacattgtgcagatgaaaattattttcttactgcagatgaatgtgagtgaagtgtcttggatgttgatagtaagacacttaaatagatgagtgaagtgtctcacatgctagctagttcggagtgacgtgtcagacatgcaagctagtccgaaatgacgtgtcggacatgcaagatagtctgagatgatgtgtcaaccatgcaagctatcaagaagtgacttgttcagcatgcaagagacaagacagccacgtgtccgacatgcaagatagtctgagatgatgtgtcaaccatgcaagctatcaagaagtgacttgttcagcatgcaggagacaagacagccacgtgtcagacatgcagacacacactccaaatggattggcgcctccACTTATTCCTTctacatggtcgccaattcaagtggagacaccatgcattcagacctcgaaactaagcaatcagacctaggtcttgcatgcatgtccctatggaggcgccaatttaaatggcgactcctcttaaaggttgtacatggtcgccaattcgtgtggagacaccatgcaagcacaacttttcatgctctcatccatttgcctataaatacatccactccatcaacatttcttccacaccatcactctcactacttcctctacaatacttcttttataatttcatcttcaacaacgtcttctagtttcatctacaccaaccccccaacgaaatgtctttactcacaatgggcgaagcacatagaggaacggttgcaaacatcgcaacatatgtaagttttttcttttgttaactttttatctttcatcttcaccaaccccattttattttgacataccaacttagtcaagtgttttattctttcttttataggatgtatcaaggtttcaaactcgggtccacgaatatgtccatatggacccgatgattcaaccttatgttgaactcgccggttttggtcatattagcaagattttgtcttggtctatagataacaagttcattctagccttatgcgaaagatggagaccagagacacacacattttggttcccaaccggtgagtgtaccgtgacgttagaagacgttTACATGATTTTAGGACTACCTATTGAAGGCAAGgttgttaatggtaagaccaactatgcaaattcaatttgcatggagcttttagacactgatttgttagatgataatgctagaggtcaaggtatactactctcacgcctaaagtcatattataatagtttatacttagatgagcattctaccgaagatgctcgaataataaaaactaggtgttacattatgttgttaatagaatcgtttttatttcccgaaggtaatggttctagcatgcatattatgtacttacctctacttagacattTAGATAGAATAGGAAattacagttggggatctgcttgtctagcctatctctatagctcgttgtgcaaaaactcccacaaagacacatctacattttttggatgtgctgttttgctacaagcatggggttggtcaagactaccgtctctagcaccgatcaataacaaccctttcacttttccatatgcacaaaagtaagttgtttaaattgctatatctttacttacttccttaaagtttattacctcaaactaattttttttgactttttggtgtagatggtcggcacgtggtatgagttacaacagatgtccgagacactgtattactcagtatcgcaacctattggatcaccttcgaccgacagacgtaagcaaaataacttaattatttcgttatattttgttaactttttctacattcattataatcctatcttctttaacatttcagttcatttggcgtccataccttaatttggatcatgaccatgaggtcaacgctgaagacgcagccgtatggactgcatgcacaccgataatacggttcacaactgtggagatgcacaacaccgatcgtgtgaaactgcagttcggtatggttcagaatatcccagatcccccagctagcctaggagaatggcatctgcgtaaaattaacgaccaatggaacttcaatccatggcaaagcttcgcaagatcggagtgtcgcaaatggaagcaccgtcatgaccatgtcttaactgacgcagtcatgccaatTGAGGTAAAAtcaagtcgtacttatatggcttgatacagatcggttggttttcagttcatcgctgaagatatgtacctatacgaTCCACGCCAGgcaagttacacacaagaaggatcaacatctaacccccaacaacattctcagcccggttatTCACAACaccctatccgtcaaactttccattccacaaacacacaaacatacaaccaaaacatgacattcacccaaccccaataccaagagcataccccataccaccaccaacaaattgaccatcaacctgagacccaacatcgcttcgcacccacatcatcaccctaccaaagtcgccttagccaaaacaccaaccgcccctcctcctaccgtagccaagaagcccaaacatcacaaaaccaaaacatccaacaaccctatctctaccaaacaccccaacaacctttccaacctttcctcgacgcatcattcacactcatgtctcccttcaaccgtctcggtcgcccatccatgagtcaaccacatcccaacttctctggcatgggtcatgagctcagctacggcggtacaccatcaatgcatactgaagactatgtTGACTGTCTGaatacctcaacagaccttctcctgtagttggtagtaacgctcctggcccctcagatgatcaaacaccggtgcagaatcgtcaacgtgggttaggaccaagggttagggtagctagaggatgtgggatctgaggtcggttaggtgatcccggtcatcaccattaggtttctttgtgtaaactccaaactttattaatatcaagtcgtattatatcaaatttatctttcacttatgtcataaaacacaaaaaattgcattttaggaggagtctccagttgaattggcgactcctcttaaaacctacacataggcgccaattggattggctagggcatgtgccctagccaatccaattgacacctccattcaagttttaagaggagtctccagttcaattgacgactcctcctaaaagtggggtattttgagaatttttttgaaactatggatattttggaagtTTCCTTTAAAAAGTGGGTTATTTGGATTAAAAAACCACAATTACCCCTTTCCGTTAAATTTTGACTTTTTATTCAATAATATATTTAAACTATGTATAAACTAAATATATAAATTTACTTGTAAAAGAGAATGATAATGATAGATAAAATAATATTCTTCGTAtacataacattctatatatACTTTAAATTACTTGATATAAGATTATTTTTTCACGTACAATAACCAAAACAGTTTCTAATAACATTTTCATATGATTTATGTCATTTTCTTCCTCTTTGAAAGAGAATCGAAAATTTTCATATTTCTCCACGTCAGAGGTGACATGAAATCATCATCACAAACAAGAACGAAAGGCCACTTCTAATAACCCGGATGCACCTTTTTCTTTCAAGATGAAACAAATATTGGCAAGTTTCAAAATTTATAATATAATCTACAAAACAATAAATATTAATATAATGATTAAATCTTTTTTTACAGAGCTGATGATTGTGACAACAAATGCTATCCCAGATTTTGCCAACCTATATTTAATGCTCAGGCAAAGAGGCAAAGGTGAAAAATAGGAGCAAAAATCGTTGTACCAGTTAAGTTAATATCCAAGGAGAAGTATTATGTTACCAATTGATATATCAGCAAACTTCTATAAATAAGTCAACATGGATAAATTCCATATATGAACAACTACTCTGACTAGTCTGACTAAACCAAAAAAAAAGCAAGAATTCCCATTGCTATGTCCCCTATTATATATAATATACAAATTTATGCAGAGTATGTGAATCATCCCACCGCACTTGGTCTTTCAACTAACTCTGACCATTGCAAATCCTTCATTCAACCATGGTTATTATCTGTCAAAGTTAATCATTAAATTGAAATGTCAAACTCACCCGGCTACAGATACAGGAGAATAGCTGAAAGTAGAATTATAGAAACAGAATCTTACCCCCTAGGAGTATTCCGGTTCTGGTTTTTGTGGCCTTTTTCATGTGGACCCGAAGAAGTCTTTGTGATGATTAAAGAACTTTGGATTCCTTCCAATAGCTGCCAACCCAAAGTCAACAACATCAGGCTCAAAATAAATGGCTACATTTTTACAGATTCTTAccattttgaaaataaaataaaatcagTAGATGCAAAACTTTAGAACAGTCAATTTTAGTTGACGTCAAACATATTCTTACTCTTGAAGTTGGCTGGATCTTACGATTCGATCTACGAGGCTCAAGAACTTCTTCAGAGGTTGATTTCACCAGATTTCCTTTCACAGCCTTTTCCACTTCAACTTTACCCCACCTTCCATCAGCATGGGCTTGTTTTCCTTTACTTGCTCTTGATGTAAGTGGCTTTTTAGTGGGATGAGAATCTGTTGAAGATGCTCGTGAGGAATTCGAGGTTTGTCTTGCTCCTGGGGTTTCAGAATAGGATGCCCTTTCCATCTGATTTTCACGCTGAGATGCACTGTTGGCATGACTTGAAGAATCCCTTGTCCTTTCTGTACGACTTGTACAATCATTGTTCCGAGGGTTTGACAAAGGTTTTTGTTTTGATGGGATCACTCTACCCATAACGCTATGTGGCTTTCCAGACTTAGAAATGGGCTTGCAGTCAGCTCCTAATTTTTCTTTGGTGCCTTTTATTGAACTATTTTTCCATCCGCGTGATCCTGAAGCATGTGGTATCAAAGAATCCGCAATCTTATCGGAATCATTTCCATCATTAATTCTACTTGTCCCCTCTGCAACATAATGTTTACTTACTTCCATAAATTTCTTTTTCCTCCCCTGTTTAGGAACTCCGAAGATCACTTTTGGTCCTTCTTTTTGAAGACCAGACCTTGCCAATCTGTGTGCATCTGGGTTCTTTTCATTCTTGATGTTCTTACCAGCGTTGAACACTTTATGATCTTCAGACAAATTAAGTAACCTCAATTCACTGGGATTAGCTGATTCTGAAGCAAAAGTGCCTTTTGAGGTCTTGTTTTTTCCTTTTACCAGTTCTTGTTCAAGACTACCTAATTTAGTCCGTTTTTCGCTCGGTGTATCGCCCTGCATTCAAAATGCACAGTTCAGCACAGAAGGCAGTGCATCAAGTTAAAACATCAGAGTTTGCAAACAAAGCACCTCATTGGTGGGACTGTCAATTGCTCCCACATTAGGAGACTCAACCCATTTCCCATCATTCCAAATGAGGGAAGGACGGAGATACCAAGCTTCAACAACTGATGTTTCTCCACTTGCTGCGAAAAACCAAATAGATTATGTATTTCCAAGAAGCCGGTTATACACATTGGTAAGCACAACTTAAAATTAATGGCTAGTTAGATAACTTCAATACCTGGGAATTGAACAGTATATGTTCTATCTTTCTTACTCCTTTCTGTAATGATTCCTTCTTGCCAACTAATAACAAAAATAGCTAAATTTGAGGTAACTGCTACATCAAAATATAGACGTAATATATGAAATACATCATTATTATAAAAGGAAATACACAACTAAGGTGTGTTGTGCGTTGCAGCACAATGAAATTACAGAATGAAACCAATTGATTCTTCAAAACCAAGCAGCAAGACCATTATTAATAGCCCAAGCTTTGCATCTATGAAGTTTATGTGAGACAAAAGCTAATAAATAGGATGAGTCGAATCTGCAAAAACTTTTAGAGTGTACCTACTTTGCAGCTATGAAGTTTGCAGAAATACATTTTGCAGCTATGAAGTTTATGTGAGACAAAAGCTAATAAATAGGATGAGTCGAATCTGCAAGAACTTTTAGAGTGTACCTACTTTGCACTGAAGGAACTGAATGCGCAATAAAATATCTTATTTATTTGTCTTATCTGAATATTACCCAGAATGGTGGGTATTACGTATCAAAAATAACATTGTTCCTGTACTTTGAGCAAACAAATCCATCAATGCAATAAAAACCCATTCCCCAGTGCAAATTTCGTGTTTAGCACCTTCCCTTTAAGAAATAACCCAAAAAGTTACCCATAGCAACAAAACATTATAATGCACTGGATTTATTTTGGTTTTTAAATTAGTTACTCCATTTATTTGAAAGCAAACAAAAAAATGGAACTAAATCACATCCCTTGTATATGTTGGATTAAGGCCAAAGAGATAAAAAAAATTATGGAGTATAAGTGTCAGTTTATATCTCACAGTCATTCATCGAAACAATACTTTATCTTTCTAGCATAGAgtataaaaacaaaaaatatacCTTTCTTGTATCCAAGCATCAACTTTATCCCCAATGGACCAATAATCTACCATAGCTGCTCTTTGTCTCTTCCTTGTCCCTTCATTATGAAAACTGGTAACAGAATGAGCAGCACGTATTCTAGGGGGCTTATCTCCATCATCTTCAAGTGAAACCCATTCCTTTAAAGGCCCTGCGCCTTTGAAACAATGGTTTTTCTTATCCAAATCAAAAGAGTGCTGCCTATATTACACAATTATATAAGATCTCATTGGAAATGACCAGTGACGAGCATCATACTAACAATTTTATAAAATAACATATCCAAAATGCTTAATTTAAATTCAAAACCTCGACTGTGAATTTATGGATTAAACCTACGACAAAACCACCTTCAAAGAAATATCAAAATGAGTTATGCGATCTTCTATGAGCTTTTACGTTCAGATGTATTATAGAGGATTCCTGAGTTGAAGTACACACAAAGCCCAACATTGACTCTTGTAAATAGTAAAAAAATCAGAAAACAAAACCATGTAGTTTGTCTTATTGATCAAGTAGTAAATAATGTATTTCATTCTCATCAATGAACAAGTATGCATAAGCTTGACCAACCTTCATCAGCTACAAGCCTGTTGTAGCATACATATGCTTTACCATCCTTCAAACTTAATAAATTGGCTGTGAACCATGCTGCTTTAAATCCCTTTCCATCTTTAAAAACCTGATACATACGATTGCTTCAGTTAGCCAAGAATGATTAGTAAAAACCAGAACGGTAGAACCTAATAATCACCAAAGTTGCCACGATAACAAATAACCCAAAAAAATCAGCAGTCACGAATCTAACTACATTAACTAACTCGCTAAAAGAAAGGAAAAAGTTTTATCAAAACAACCTCTACATGTGAGCCCTCTTTTATGTTACTCTCCTCCAAATTTCCGGGTCCATTACCATCAGTTAAAGAAGCCTGCATTTCAGTCACAGATTCGGGAAGCACGCCAACGGGATTCACTAAATTAGAAACCCTGCGAGCCCTTGATCCATTTGAACTATTTTCATCCACTGATCTGATAGGGTCCAGTGACATCTCATTACACCCCTTCTGAAAGGGTGACTCCTCACTTGCAGCAATATGCTTCCCCATTTCCATAGATGAGGTATCTCTGTTAGATATTTGAGAGGTTTCTGGTCTGTCTAGATTGTCAACATTCATCGGACCTCTGCTCATGCCTTTCAATAACCCAACTTGCTGAGAAGACTCTTGGAGTGTTTTCCAATAACCCTCTGGACCAGCTTCTACCAAGTGACTTAACGGCAAAGGGTCACCCATGGTAACAATCCTTCCAGCCTGTGAAACAGCTTCTGCTGCCAGCTCAGCAGCCTTGACAATAGCGTCCACATTTTCAGCTCGTTTTCTGGCAAATGAAGCAGCTTCCACTCTCCTTCTCGAAGCCTCCTTTGCAGCACCGATAATAGAACTAGAGCTATTGATTCCGCTTGCACCCTTTAAGATGGAAGCAGGGGTTGCTTTTCCCAAGTTATTCATACCCTCCGAAAAATAAGTTCCGCAAGAACTCTCAAGACCAGAAAAGATCAATGCTTCATCAGCCATCAGTTTTGCTTGCAGTGCAGCATTTGACGCAACACTGGCAGCTGCAGCTGCTGCCTTTGCAACAGCTGCAGCTGCTGCAGCTGCAACTGCTGCAGAAGCTAATTTGGCCTCAATATCTGATGCCAATCCAGAATTTTTTTGCTTATCCAACTGTTTCCATATCTCCATGCTATGATTCACCGCAGCAGCAGAAAGAGCAGAAGCTTCCTCTGCATTTATCCTTGCCTCCTCAATTTTTGTAAGAGACTCGTCTGACATAATCCTCTTCTCAACATTCCAGCCACTTTTGAGGCGATCAGGAAGAGATAGAGGAGATACAGACTCAACTGATTTTTCAACAGTAGTTACTGGCACATTCACAACAGGGGTTGCAGTGGCATTAGCAGGAGATATATGGTTGCTGACAACAGGAGTTGATACTAGATGGGACTGCATATGAATAGCCTTGTGGCCAAGATCCTCAGACTCTGTTGTAACCTTTTTCCTTTTTTTGGACTTTGGATCACAAGAATGCCGGGCAGCTGATACCGTCACATTGTTTGTATTAAACAGAGGAGTAGTTTGCAGAAATACATTTTGTAGACCTACATTAGAAGCTTGCAGATTGGGTGGGACATTCTTAATGCTAGAGGAAGAAGGTGCAGAAGTTCCTTTGATTGAACTGGACTTAATTGTATCAGTGACAGGTGATGCAGAGAGATAGGAATTGTTATCAAGTGCAGGTGTAGAAGAAGCAATCCATGGTCCACGAAGGGGGGATTGGGATATCCTAGATGTATTATGCCCAAGGAAGTTTCTCAGTGGTGGAGTTTGATTAGGATGCAATGAAACAAGTGTCTGTGAGGGAGACGGTAGACTCCAAAGGGGAGATGACAGGGGAATGAAAGGGTTTACAATTGTTGGAGTGCCCTTGCTACTGGCTAGGCCAAGAGGGGAAGTGATACCCTTTCCCTGCGGCTCACTTTGCTTAACTGCCAAATCATGGGTTCTAGTACCTGCAGGATCTCATTTACAAGTGTTACACGACGAAACCAGAGGAAAATCTAAACACGCATATATAAGTACATATCATAAATATACCAGATAGTGATTGCAGTGGTGTTTCTGGGTTAATTGGATGAGACTTGTGAATCCGCTGTCTTTCCAAGCAGGAAGACCAGGCTTTCTCCCAAAAGTTCCGTCCACCATCTAAAAAAACAATTTTTAGGAGCTTAATACTTTATTGCAAGCAAGAGAATAAACTAAGCGAAGATATCATGATTTTGAAGGGACAAAAACCTGCACCGCCAAAAGCCGACAACATATAGGCCTCCTCAGGTACTATGCCTTGACTGCAGCAACATAAATAAGAAAAATGATCAGCACAGTTGGTCATCATACTGGTGAGTATAGCACAACTCATGCTGCCTATACAAAATCCTATCTCAAAGATGCAAACAGGCTTTGGATTCAGATAACAGTTATTAGAAGTTGGGAACATCATAGAAGATGACTAAGGTTCAACACACCAAATTGTACTGAAAGAATTCCAATAAAACTGCAAAATAATCCCATAGCCGGCGAAGACATTAGTTCATCAGTCAATAGTCCGGATATCAGAGACATACATAGACACGCTATATTATTGTTAAGAAATGTGGTTAgacctaactcaaccctacaaaaccgaCTTGTAGGGTGAggattgcccccacttataaGAAAATGTCCAGGCTATATATTATCCGATGTGGTACTCTTAACACACCCTCACGCCCAGGATTGGATTGGACATCTGTGGCGTGGAAATAAATTGTGGGTCCCGATAGTTGAAATCTGATAGCAGGTGGTccaccggatcttaaacgagactcttgataccatgttaagaaatgtgattagacctaactcaaccctacaaaaccggcttgtaggGTGAGGATTGCTCCCCACTTATAAGGACATGTCCAGGCCATATACTATCCGAGGTGGGATCTTAACATTTATATAACagtaaataatattaaaatataagaaagtttaattttaaattaacATCAAAGAAAATTAATAGTAAACGGTAAAATAGTAAAAAACCATAATAATGGCTTTTTATCACTAGACATTAGTTAAAATTTTGAGATAAAAAAAAATTACAGAAAAGAAAAAACACTCTCACAACTGGCCTTTTTATTGTTCTAACCGATTATAAGATCAATTAGAAACAGAATGCTTCACTGATTCCTAGTTCAACCAGGAGGATCAACTAGTCTGGTCCAATTTTGAACACTAAGGTATATAAGTGTGGAGGGGAACGGATGAAAATATAATATTCATAAGCACACTTGCACATCACATCTAAGTAGCCATAACATTTAAATGAAAATAACAGCCAACATTAGAACTCACATCAAAGCTCCATAGACAAAGATCTGTGCACGCAGCTGTACTTGTTGAACATCCATAAAAGGCTGTTGAAACATAACAGACGGAGAAGCAGAGGGATTCAAATCTGAAAATGGCTTTGTACTGATGGAATCAATTTTCCTATACTGATGTGCCTCGTTGGATTGCATCAGCTGGAAACCAGAGGATGGGCTCAGAGGTACACTTGTTGAACTATCCCCTTTTTCTGACCGTTTTGCTGGAGTCTTTCCTTTGCTTCCTTTTCTAGACGATTCCTTTCCAGCAGTCTTATTAGGTGTTCGCCTGGTTTTATGTTCAGGTGTACCTTTAGAAACACTCTGTGCTAAATCACCATCAGGTATTTGTGGACTTCCATGAGATACAAGTCTAGCTACATTCGGTTTCGGAGTACCTAAATCAGAAGCCGGCGGAGATTCTGCTACAACCTTCAAAAATAAGAGGagaaaaaagaataaaataagTCAACTAGATCAATTCATAATGAAAAATACAGATTGTATTTTACAATGAATCTTTCAATAAGCTGTAAATGATGGAGAAGTAACATTTATATA includes:
- the LOC127074188 gene encoding uncharacterized protein LOC127074188 isoform X4; protein product: MDYDDNDFQSQNLHLAGEGSTKFPPVLRPYALPKFDYDESLQGHLRFDSLVDTEVFLGIESNEDNQWIDAYSRVSSGIEFNSTEAETCSISRHNNVWSEATSSESVEMLLKSVGQEEFIPREAVIQESDACDELACLVNQMDPCLKADEKIEFKDNVADTQSPSCIHEDLSVSKEDVEMEQSLAGVSQGCEGEPSIDGSLNNIEPPDMHRHIDLPESGGILFTDGKYDDTIQMKVETPADASLHEKTNDNSSASVATANMTEASTVNIPSTCEVLKIQNMQNQIVGIGDDNQSSLQTQTSKQDFESYVKNKNSDVDTQTLDVSAVEGEANQSDNPLYLIHREDTLEGESVVEGLATGISTSEKSLNTVSNDISNLQKTERESEDACFRDLSQRTANIDTLLIKDPVADDQSAPNTSNIPKIAIKDDSSSEGEDAYFRDLSQENANKDAFLIKGPLTDDQSAPSTSDTPKIAIEDDSSYEGHKVEASNSDCGTCPNYQPNMVTIEKTLGVSNISKEKELLFIANQMDTDDLLSKADASMFAVVDKKTFVVGEGNSDNRASFFSFNTVVSTKPCILGETTQVCENNKSNKQGEHKFFCQDISVSDQGSEKASFDSSTIHCDVDQSHLANGGACSSSLGACSMEASTVSVDVTPINSSVTDHHELKRMKHVGSASVDEKEDVKAQIVEEADISLPVGFSKLEVEPCPAAGNVNKKNSDNTEHILCETDNSCLHNLDICATESIGEPQEIQSGMADHECTKEATVVADLGESNEKQGDEVTVSFIKDDKEAIQEHHDKPYSKLSGSISSSVPDPHNELHETGGCPANPSYNKCGPSATFGSPLETEKGVSIKPTANLNTPVFEFVNKEARNTSSSDHDHMGNDVSKDGRSLDPDVDLVANSSKKDITDLTPIGEKAGERGPLETEKGVNIKPIANLNTPVFEFMNKDARNTSSSDHDHKGNDVSKDGKSVAPDVGLVANSSKKDVTDMTPIGAKAGVRGSFPVIAANKESVVVAESPPASDLGTPKPNVARLVSHGSPQIPDGDLAQSVSKGTPEHKTRRTPNKTAGKESSRKGSKGKTPAKRSEKGDSSTSVPLSPSSGFQLMQSNEAHQYRKIDSISTKPFSDLNPSASPSVMFQQPFMDVQQVQLRAQIFVYGALIQGIVPEEAYMLSAFGGADGGRNFWEKAWSSCLERQRIHKSHPINPETPLQSLSGTRTHDLAVKQSEPQGKGITSPLGLASSKGTPTIVNPFIPLSSPLWSLPSPSQTLVSLHPNQTPPLRNFLGHNTSRISQSPLRGPWIASSTPALDNNSYLSASPVTDTIKSSSIKGTSAPSSSSIKNVPPNLQASNVGLQNVFLQTTPLFNTNNVTVSAARHSCDPKSKKRKKVTTESEDLGHKAIHMQSHLVSTPVVSNHISPANATATPVVNVPVTTVEKSVESVSPLSLPDRLKSGWNVEKRIMSDESLTKIEEARINAEEASALSAAAVNHSMEIWKQLDKQKNSGLASDIEAKLASAAAAAAAASVASNAALQAKLMADEALIFSGLESSCGTYFSEGMNNLGKATPASILKGASGINSSSSIIGAAKEASRRRVEAASFARKRAENVDAIVKAAELAAEAVSQAGRIVTMGDPLPLSHLVEAGPEGYWKTLQESSQQVGLLKGMSRGPMNVDNLDRPETSQISNRDTSSMEMGKHIAASEESPFQKGCNEMSLDPIRSVDENSSNGSRARRVSNLVNPVGVLPESVTEMQASLTDGNGPGNLEESNIKEGSHVEVFKDGKGFKAAWFTANLLSLKDGKAYVCYNRLVADEGAGPLKEWVSLEDDGDKPPRIRAAHSVTSFHNEGTRKRQRAAMVDYWSIGDKVDAWIQESWQEGIITERSKKDRTYTVQFPASGETSVVEAWYLRPSLIWNDGKWVESPNVGAIDSPTNEGDTPSEKRTKLGSLEQELVKGKNKTSKGTFASESANPSELRLLNLSEDHKVFNAGKNIKNEKNPDAHRLARSGLQKEGPKVIFGVPKQGRKKKFMEVSKHYVAEGTSRINDGNDSDKIADSLIPHASGSRGWKNSSIKGTKEKLGADCKPISKSGKPHSVMGRVIPSKQKPLSNPRNNDCTSRTERTRDSSSHANSASQRENQMERASYSETPGARQTSNSSRASSTDSHPTKKPLTSRASKGKQAHADGRWGKVEVEKAVKGNLVKSTSEEVLEPRRSNRKIQPTSRLLEGIQSSLIITKTSSGPHEKGHKNQNRNTPRG